tgtgaatgaaaaaccaggcttaacattatatgAGATAACCCGCTTAGAGCatagatgagagctctagcaggggttttacAGTATAGTGTTAGcatatgcacaggttaagccttggaacagggaaagattttaattattttacagaaaaatgCATGATCATGTACAGGTTTTCACAGGTTCACAGAGCACAtggcaggcttactacgggtctaggcggccttaagccgatctggatcctagtgccggtaatagttcggtttccgggctgttacacttctTGGCCATCGGATCCACCATCAAGTGACCTTGACCTCTCCATTAGTCTTCATAAAGGTAAACGACATAATAAATCTACTTATTCTGTTGCTAACTTTCTGTCTTATGATCACCTATCTCCTTCTTCTACCTCCTTAATTGTCTCTCTAGATTCCATTTTTTtgcctaaaataattaaagagaccCTGACTCATTCTAGATGGCGTGATGCAATATTTAGAAGATCAAGCCTCTAGATGAAAATCTTACTTGAGAACTAGTTGATTTACCCTTTGGCAAGAAGGTTGTGGGCTGTAAATGGGTTTTTGCCATCAAAGTCAATCCAGATGGTTTCATAGCGAGGCTTAAGACCCGTCTTGTCGCCAAAGGTTATGCCCAAACCTATAGCGTTGACTATTTTGACATTTTTTCTCCTGTGGCAAAAGTAACCTCTGTTCACTTGTTCATCTCCTTAGCTGCTTTTCAGCATTGACCTTTACACTAGTTAGATATCAAGAATGCATTTTTACATAGTGACCTCCAAGAGGAGGTGTATATGGAGCAACTACCAGGATTTGTTACTCAGGAGAGTATGGGAAGTCTGccatttgaagaaatctttgtatGGTTTGAAGTAGAGTCCCCGTGCATGGTTTGGCAAGTTTAGTGAAGCTGTTCAAAAATTTGGGTTGAAAAAAGCAAGTGTGACTATTCAGTCTTCTAGAGAAATTCAGATACTAGTATTATTCTCCTTCCTtgttgtatatgttgatgatattgtaaTTACATGTCATTACAGGGAATGATAGTACAGAGATCTCTTCTCTCAAAAACTACTTGCATACGAGTTTTCATATTAAATACTTGGGTCGGCTTAAGTATTTCTTAGGAGtcgaagtcttgaggagtaaaAGAGGAATTTTCCTATCTCAAAGGAAGTATATCATTGACTTACTTACAGAAACTGGGAAGATGGGAGCTAAACCATGTAGCACACTAATTATTCGTAATATATGTCTTACAAAGGACGACGGAGACTCTTATGATGATCTAGAGAGATACAGGAGGTTGGTTGGAAAACTAAACTATCTTATGGTGATAACTTAGCCAGATATTGCTTTTACAGTAAGCGTTGTAAGCTAGTTCATATTTGCACCTACAGTAAAATATTGGGCAACTCTAGAACAAATTTTATGTTATCTAAAAGGAACTCCTGGATTCAGTATACTCTATAGTGATCATGGGTATACTGCACTTGAGTGTTTTTCTGATATTGACTGGACAGAatccaaaagtgatagaaggtcgACTACAAGCTATTGTGTATTTGTTGAAGGAAATCTAGTGTCTTGGAAGAGTAAGTAAAATGTGGTATCCAAATCTAGTGCCGAGTCAGAATACAGGGCCACGACTCAATCCACTTGTGAGATTCTGTGGATAAATCATCTGCTGAATGAAGTAGGTATGGATATTGCATCACCCACAAAACTTTGGTGTGATAACCAGGCTACTCTTCACATTACTTCAAATCCAGTATATCACAAACggactaagcatattgaagttAATTGTCATTTCATCCGTgagaaaatttaagaaaatttaatttccaTCACTTATGTGAAGATAGGAGAGCAATTGGCTGATTTACTCACCAAAACTTTAAATGGATTtcgaataaaatatttttctaataagtTGACCATGATAAACATTTATAATCCAACTTAAGCAAAATGTTAGAGTTTGAACATAATTATAgaaaattacataattataagAGATTATATAATCATAAACTAATTAATTGATAGATGATTCTTGGAAGTTATGTTAATGAGACGTTataatctgtatatatatacatacttattttaataaagaaaaatataaaaattatccaattattctttattttattataattataaatatttataattataaatgctaaataatatgtataattaaatttataaaattaaactatataaatatttaaaataattaattattttttattaaaaataaatgtgtCTATATACACATTAGAGCTTTTTTTACTTATTCttaagaaataattaaaatagagGCTTgcgatttcatttttatttagaatttaaataaaaataaaaattacactcACTTGTTAATAGTTTAATTATAATTCAGTTAATTCGATTTTAATtgcttaaataattttatatgtttattGTCAAGATTCATTGTATATAAATGTCtagttaaataatttaatattttatttgttttatagaaaatcatttatataagaaaaaatattttttaataaaataatttttttttattatttagttataatCAAATAGTTTTAACAAATTTCATACATAGTGTGAAAtagattttcaaattttaaaagataacctttacttttaaaaacgttttttttttttttttttttttaccgcaTTAATGTACTTGTTACAAACAGAGTAAATGGGTATGATTGCCAGATGGCAGCATCTTGTGAATGCATTAAATGCAATTCCcctgaaattttgatttttccGGAAGAGGTTAAACAAAATTGAATCATCACATTCAGCTCCCGTGTTTTCTTCTTCCATGTGATACACACTCTTGTAAGACAAATTTATTCACTGTTCTCCAAATAATACGTCATATATGAATTATGTTGTActtctaattaataaaaataaaatatttattattaaataattaattaaaaaataattatcaacacacttaattattttatttatatattttaatataaatttgagTCATGTAATattctaaatttattatttcccTTTTATCCTCCATTTTCTTACCAGCCacacaatttattttattttcagagAATTATCAAATGCTGTGTCTACCAGAATTTGTCTTATTTCAATTGGTTCCCATCTCCAATTCCAtgatattttgttttattttatataatcttTTTTGGCTGCTTCCATGAATATACAGATGTCACGTTCCCCAAAGTAATGAAAAATAGCCAAAATTCAAAACTCGTGTATCTTTTTGTACCAATTAATTTAATActtttcaaaatatattattatttttttaaataaaaattaaaaattaaaaaaataaaatctgatattttttaaaaaaataattactatcAAATTAAATCTATAAATACATAAGATATTTTCATtgaatcaataaatttaaatgatattttatattttttaaaaaataaattgtccTTACCATGAATGTCTTTTATttcttgagaaaaaaaaaagaatattatgACGTCAGCTTGGTGACATCACCAGGATAATGGAATTCCTTTCGTGGTAAATTCATGTGCCAGCTGTCCCCGGTGAAAACACGAAATGGATTATTTGatcttatttctttatttatttattttgctaGATAATCAatacaaaaatttatatttgaaaaaaacaaaaacttaatttacataaaaacaaattttttttattggtctttatttttttttatttcaacatGCAAATATTGCCTGAAAAGTCTAAAAAGGCATCTAAGTATAAAGCCCATCCAGGGTTAACAGAACAGCCCAACCCATAGCCATCTCCTAAGCCCACAACAAGAACTGGTGTGCGGTtaaaacattattttattttaatttatttagcatGATTTTCCTTCTCTGGGAAACAATTGCAAGAGGCCAACCATCCAGTGGATTGGTAGTCAAATTATTCATTtgcccatatatatatatataactcgaGGTGAGCTAGGTGCTTCTAAGCCTTGTGATCCAGAATATATTCATCCACCTCCTTGAAGTTCTTTACTACAAAATCCTTGATCACATGTGGGACTTCAACGTCGTCGCTCGCCTTCTCGTACTCACAGCTCCATTTCACCAAGCTTTCACCATTTTCCTTTGAACCAACAGATATGAAGCCCTTGAAAGTCTTGTAGTATTTCAGAAGGTCACCATCAATCACACTGTAAGCGACGTGCTTGGTTGCTTCATCTACAGCATCGATCCTCTCCTTCGATACCTTAACGAGCGGAGAACCTGGAAAATCAAACAACCCACTTTCagtaatataattaaaactgAAATCTTTATAATCTAAGACTGCATGTTAATGAATTGAAGGCTACACCTTCAGCATAACTGAAGAGGCGAATAGAACCAGGAGCCTTGCCATCGCCTTCAAGTACTTGAATGCTCTTGTATTGGTCAGGGAAGGCCTTGGGGAAGAGAGTTGTGGAGCTCCTAATGCTATCCCAGAACTTTTCTGGAGAAGACTTGATGTGAACTTCTACGTCAAGCTTTCCACTAGAGGCCATGTTGGGATGATGCACAAACGAAAGTAGATGAACAAGAGAGAATCGGTGACTTGCATTTTAGAGAGCCTCAATGTGCAAATTTAATACTGGCGGTGTTGTATCGGGATTTGGTTGAGAGCTTTCAATTCATTGAAAGCAAGTTCAACTGCCACTGACTTGTAATCAAGAATTCCGCTGCTTTGTTCACCGGCCAGTGCCAGCAATGGACCCAATCACATAAATTCTGTGACGGTGGTGTTACATATACATGGATCACTATAAtggcagattttttttttttttgctttgtaCAAAAAGAATATACAAAATCATTTACAAAGAAGAACAAAAATCATTTTTGGCTATTTACTTCGCCGATAAACTCTTACCAATTTTTAAACCGGCCATTGGTGAGCAATAAGCCATCTTCCATCCAAAATCTCCTCGTCTTATCAATTATAGTGCACCTTTTACTTGCCAATATTCTCAcaaatttttaatcaattaaatttctaAGAGAAAATGAACTCCTTATTTTAACTCAAATGAACTCCTTATTTTAACTCACTATTTTATCTTTAGATCCACGCTAAAAAAATCAATGTAATTTCTATTTTAACATGATGTTTATTTAGTGGAATATTCTACTAAATATATTCAAGAATAACAAAActataaatttcaatttcattACTTAGATTTTTTTGTAAATTAATAAGAATACATCAATTTTAGTGTATATCTCTTATTTGatcattataatattttactaaatttaatgaatttttatataatataatttaatgagttaataaaaaattaaaatatttggatATATAGtttctataaatttttattcttaaaaaatttaaaataactaaaaatctTCTATGtttagtaatatatatatatttatataaattttaaaagctataaaattgaagaaaaatatttatgatactTCATGtttataatcaaaatttaaattttaaatggtaaaaataaaaaattttaaaaatacttactaatccaattaaaatgaaaacaaaTAAATGTATGATATAACACAATAATTATTCGAAGTAAGTCATATGTCGGTACTTGAAAACGGAGTCACATGGCAAGAGTCTGATCAAATGATACTTTGTCTCAccgagagagaaagaaagactTGGACTCTTCAAGTTTTAACTCTTCGTTAAAACTCACCCCTACAGAGCGAGACTCCATGGAAAGTTACCATTAGAGAATGTCATTCAACAAATTCTtattacacctataatcacAAGATCTCATATCCACTAGGCGGTGCTAGTTGAATTTCTAGGAGATCTGATAActaactccatcttcttatagtataaaaactcataattacTGAGATCAATGTATACAATTactattaaattcaaaatattacaTTACAGTCGCtcttatctttaatttattgactcgagtgtcggagtggctgccgtagGCACTAACTACCTCATATTCTCTTTTTTGCAAATTGACCAATCACAGTACAATTTCATTTTAGCCATATTATTTGATTCCGTTACAagaaaatccattgaattctctctattcaATTAGAGTAGAAACCGGTCTCTTATTCCCAttcttttaaaaagaaatctttctttccttttctattCTCTAAAATGGTTGACAATTCACGAGATGCTGCTAAGGTGCCAACAAAGGTGTAATTATTTCCTCCACTCCTGATAGTGGACAAAACACTCCAACAATGGTTAATGAAGCTGATTTGAGCAATCTAAACAATGAGAAGATGCTTCAATACATAAAAAGGCTACGGGCCACTCTTGAGCAGTATAAAACTCGGGAGTAGGCCTCCTTCATGGCTCCCAGGATAAGGGAGGAAATCCCAATCGACACCCCAAGAATTCGGACAGAAGCatataaaaactcataattacTTAGATCAAGGTATACAATTACtgttaaattcaaaatattacaTTACAGTCACtcttatctttaatttattgactcgagtgtcggagtggctgccgtaggcgccaaccacctcataTTCTCTTTTTTGCAAATTGACCAATCACAGTATAATTTCATTTTAGCCATATTATTTGATTCCGTTATAagaaaatccattgaattctctctattcaATTAGAGTAGAAACCGGTCTCTTATTCCcattctcttaaaaagaaatctttctttctttttctattctCTAAAATGGTTGACAATTCACGAGATGCTACTAAGGTGCCAACAAAGGCGTAATTATTTCCTCCACTCCTGATAGTGGATAAAACACTCCAACAATGGTCAATGAAGCTGATTTGAGCAATCTAAACAATGAGAAGATGCTTCAATACATAAAAAGGCTACGGGCCACTCTTGAGCAGTATAAAACTCGGGAGTAGGCCTCCTTCATGGCTCCCAGGATAAGGGAGGAAATCCCAATCGACACCCCAAGAATTCGGACAGAGGCAATTCAAGCGCAATCCAAGAGAAAGGCAAAGCTGGAGGAAGAGGAATTGTTGGACGCAACTCCAAAGGATGTCGACTGACACTTGATACGGGCCATAcaaaggtaccagaaggagaaggaggaggattGTGGGCTGGACGATACTTCACCCCTGATAGAAGAGATCCTGGCAGAGACATTCCTTGTCAAGTTCAAACTGCCAAACTTGGACCAAAAACAATGGAACAATAGATCCTAGAAGTACTTGTCGATCTTTAGAATAACAATACAACTCCAAAATGTCAACGACTTTGTATTGTGATAAGTATTTTCGTGAACAATTACAAGTTTGGCTctaaaatggtaccaacatctgagtccaagtttaattcaaaactttataCAAATTGCTATACTATTTAAATCCggatttattacttgtatacctcctaaaaagctctcctcTGACTTACGAAAGATCCGCCAAGTAGAgggtgagtctttaaggagttttatctcacattTCAATGCAGAAACAATACAAGTGGAAGAATTAAATcgtgagatagcatgtgaagttTTGAAAAAAGGAATGCGCAACATCAAGTTCAAGGATTTTCTAATCAAGAATCCAGCCACTACGTACCAATAGCTAATAGATAAAGCCCAAAAATACATCGGGCTGGATGATGAAATTCGAGCATTGAGAGAGGACTAAAGGATgagtcaaaagcaaaaccaaaagtCAGAGAGGCGATGATATGTATTGACAAGAAGAAGGCCACAAAGTGAGTATCCGCTAGACCATAATTTGGATGTTAGTCCCATTaaacaaggcattttatgccaagccacaaggcgggtattcgCAGGCTATAATTCGAGTGTTAGTCTCACtaacaaggcattttatgccaggtTACAAGGCAGGTATTCGTTGGGCCACAATCCAGatattagtcccgctaaacaagacaTTTTACGCCAAGCTACAAGGCAGGTATCTGCCAAGTTATAATTCAGGTGTTAatcccgctaaacaaggcatttcatgccaaggccacaaggcgggtatccacCAAGCCACGTAACCGAGTGTTAGTTTCATTTCATAAAAAAGTTTCTAAAGCATTTTATGCCAGGCTAAAAGGCAAGTATCCGCCAGGCCATGTAATTGggtattagtcccattttccaaaaaagtttctaagacgccaggccacaaggcggatatTTGTCAAGCTATgcaaccgggtgttagtctcatttcataaaaaatttctaaggtattttatggtAAAGCGGGTATCAACCAGACTATGCAactgagtgttagtcccatttcacaaaaaagtttctaatgtattttatgccaggccacaaagTGGGTATCTGCTAGGCCATGCAGCCGAATGTTAGTCTCATTTCACAAAAAGTTTATAAGGCAATTTATGTTAGGCTGCAAGGCGGTTATCCGCCAAGCGAGTcttcgagtgttagtcccaaaagacaaaTGCAAGTTTCTGTCGAAAAGCCTCACAAGGCGAGTAATCGCCAAGTGAGTCTTCGAGTATTAGTCCCAAAAGATAAAAGACAAGTTTTTGTTAAA
The sequence above is a segment of the Manihot esculenta cultivar AM560-2 chromosome 5, M.esculenta_v8, whole genome shotgun sequence genome. Coding sequences within it:
- the LOC110614895 gene encoding MLP-like protein 423; protein product: MASSGKLDVEVHIKSSPEKFWDSIRSSTTLFPKAFPDQYKSIQVLEGDGKAPGSIRLFSYAEGSPLVKVSKERIDAVDEATKHVAYSVIDGDLLKYYKTFKGFISVGSKENGESLVKWSCEYEKASDDVEVPHVIKDFVVKNFKEVDEYILDHKA